GAGTCCCCCGATGGCCGCGAAAAAGGCCACGGGAGAAGTCGCCGTCCCCGTCATCGCATCCACCCTGACGACGCTCGCGGCGTTCGCGCCTCTCGCCTTCTGGCCGGGGATGGTCGGGGAGTTCATGGGGTACCTTCCGATCACGCTCATCATCACCCTCTCGAGTTCGCTCTTCGTGGCGCTCGTCGTGGTGCCGACCTTCTGCGCCATGATGCTCCGCCCGTTGGATGCGCCTCCCCGGCCGCTCACGCGCACGACTCGTTGGACGCTGGTCGGGGTCACTGTCCTGGTGCTGCTCGTGGTGGGGGCCAGCAACCCGCTCACGGCCCTCCTCTTCGCCCTGACGGGGGTCGGCCTGTACCTCCTCCACCGCTTCGTGTTCGACCGGTTGGGCCGGATTTTTCAGACGCGCGGCCTAGCCGCGCTCATGCGACGCTACGAGCGGTCGCTGCGCTGGTCGCTCGACCACAGGGGAGCGGTGCTCGGGATCGTCGGCGTCGTTTTCGTGGGGAGCTTCGGGCTCTTCACGGTCTTCAACAACGGCGTCGAATTTTTCCCCGAGGACATTCCTCCGATCCAGCTTTTTGTGGACATGGAGGCACCGACCGGTACACGAGTGTCCTTTAGCGACGATGTGGCGCGGCGGATCGAGGCTGAGGTTCGTGAGCTCCCGGGATACCAAGACGTCGAGTCAGCGGTCGCGACGGTCGGCGGCACCGGGGGCGGAGCCGACATGTTCGGAGTGGGAGGCCCCACCGCGGAGCATCAGGCGCGGGTGAGCTTCTCGATGATCAGCTTCGAAGACCGGGAATTCGACACCTTCGACTTCCTCGCGCATCTCCAGGAAGACCTGGGGAAGGAGATCCCTGGGGTCGAGATCAGCGCGAACCCGATGGCGCAAGGACCGCCCGCGGGGCCTCCGGTGAACATCGAGGTCGTTGGAGCCGACCCAGCGGTCCTGAAGCGGCTTTCTGACGAGATCCTGACGGTCCTCCGAAATTCCCCCGTGGCGGAGCGCCTCGTCGGGCTCGAAAGTGATTTGAACGACGCGCGGCCGGAGCTCTTCATCTCGGTGGATCGGGAGCTCGCCTCCCTCTATGGACTCTCCACGATCGAGGTGGGGAACGCGGTTCGCGGAGCGATCCAGGGGGTGGAGGCGGCGAAGTACCGGACCGGAAACGACGAGTACGACATCGTCGTCCGGCTCGCGGAGGAGGATCGGCAGGAGCTTTCTTCGCTCGAGGAATTCGTGGTCGTCGCGGACGGCGGCGCCCAGGTGCCGCTTCTGTCGGTGGCGACCTGGGAGGTGGGGGAGGGGCTCGGGTCCATCCGGAGGAAGGACATGGATCGCCTTGCCACGATTTCGGCGAACGTGCGGTCCGGCTACAACCAGAACGCGATGCTTGCCGAAGTGCAGGCGGAGCTGGTGCCATTCGTGGCCCAGCTTCCACCTGGATACCAGCTTCGTTACACGGGGCAGCTCGAAGAGCAGATGGAGGCGCAGGAGTTCCTAACGCTGGCGTTTGGCATCGCGCTCATGCTGATCGCGTTTATCCTGATCAGCCAGTTCAACTCGGTGGTAAAGCCATTGATCATACTGACTTCGGTCATCATGTCCACGGTCGGGGTTCTCTGGGGACTCATGGTCTTCAACATGCCTTTCGTGGTCATCATGACCGGCGTTGGGATCATCTCCCTCGCCGGAATCGTGGTGAACAACGCGATCGTGTTGATCGATTACATCGACATCCTGCGGAGTCGAGACGGGATGAACCGGCGGGAAGCGCTGGTCCAGGGGGGGATGACGAGGCTTCGCCCCGTGCTCCTGACGGCCGTGACCACGGCCCTCGGGCTCGTGCCGCTCGCGATCGGGCTCAACTTCGACTTCTTCGGCCTCTACGCGAGCCTCAACCCGGACCTCTATTGGGGCGGGGAGCAGGCCGCGTGGTGGGGCTCGATGGCCATCGCCGTG
The sequence above is drawn from the Gemmatimonadota bacterium genome and encodes:
- a CDS encoding efflux RND transporter permease subunit, which codes for MTEGREGYVGPNDPSRANLAYLEGVRVKIPEDDPTFLAQYKELKLTSFAVGHRTMVVMLFLILSFAGLVSYSTIPKEAAPEVTMPMVAVNTMYPGVSPADIETLVTRPLEEELNTMSDVEEMISTSVEGYSSISVEFSVGTDLNEALQKVREKVDLARPDLPSDAEEPSILEFNSSEFPIMQVNIAGDYGLVRLKEIGEDLQDRIEQIPEVQRVDLRGGLEREVKVEVNLIRLKYYGLAMSDVVDAIRDENVNIPGGSIEVGPVNYLVRVDGEFVDPTVIQDLVVGTFDSRPVYVRDVAAVEFGFSDRTSHARLNGSPVVTLDVIKRAGDNIIDAAESVKAILAELEPTFPPATQVSITGDQSRDIYMMVSSLENNIISGLILILAVLLFFLGVRTAAFVAVAIPTSMLISFVILGLLGITMNMVVLFSLILALGMLVDNAIVVVENIYRYVGEGWSPPMAAKKATGEVAVPVIASTLTTLAAFAPLAFWPGMVGEFMGYLPITLIITLSSSLFVALVVVPTFCAMMLRPLDAPPRPLTRTTRWTLVGVTVLVLLVVGASNPLTALLFALTGVGLYLLHRFVFDRLGRIFQTRGLAALMRRYERSLRWSLDHRGAVLGIVGVVFVGSFGLFTVFNNGVEFFPEDIPPIQLFVDMEAPTGTRVSFSDDVARRIEAEVRELPGYQDVESAVATVGGTGGGADMFGVGGPTAEHQARVSFSMISFEDREFDTFDFLAHLQEDLGKEIPGVEISANPMAQGPPAGPPVNIEVVGADPAVLKRLSDEILTVLRNSPVAERLVGLESDLNDARPELFISVDRELASLYGLSTIEVGNAVRGAIQGVEAAKYRTGNDEYDIVVRLAEEDRQELSSLEEFVVVADGGAQVPLLSVATWEVGEGLGSIRRKDMDRLATISANVRSGYNQNAMLAEVQAELVPFVAQLPPGYQLRYTGQLEEQMEAQEFLTLAFGIALMLIAFILISQFNSVVKPLIILTSVIMSTVGVLWGLMVFNMPFVVIMTGVGIISLAGIVVNNAIVLIDYIDILRSRDGMNRREALVQGGMTRLRPVLLTAVTTALGLVPLAIGLNFDFFGLYASLNPDLYWGGEQAAWWGSMAIAVIVGIMVATALTLIVVPVMYSLVDDLAAFFRRHYVGEPAMAVAGGSTPSAQPRLEPVDSRPQPVPLPEAEPAMVRKGFRPGDLAADHS